In a single window of the Micromonospora inositola genome:
- a CDS encoding 3-hydroxyacyl-CoA dehydrogenase NAD-binding domain-containing protein translates to MSALAAPNEVVTKALLRQVNVPGLDRPAALITLDNGFDHTKPNTFGPAGLTSLDEAITAALAANPAFIAVTGKPYIFCVGADIVGLPALADRTQALEIGRLGHRVFARLKDSEIPTFAFVNGAAMGGGLELALHCHYRTLSGGAAALALPEVSLGLVPGWGGTQLLPNLIGIPAATQVIIQNPLMQNKMLKPKQAAEMGIADVLLEPADFLERSLEWAAGVVRGEVTVTRPEVDKDMWAGVLYFARQTLDQRLHGAVPAAYKALDLLETAKDADFATGTAAEDEALADLVFSEELRSGLYAFDLVQRRAKRPAGAPDKGLARPVTKAGIVGAGLMASQLALLLARRLQVPVVMTDLDQSRVDKGVGYVHTQIEKAVSKGRMDKGTAAKLYGLVSGSVDKSVFADADFVIEAVFEDLNVKKQVWAELEKIVKPEAVLATNTSSLSITAMAEELEHPERVVGFHFFNPVAVLPLLEIVRGERTDDVTLATAFAVGKQLRKSSVLVKDAPAFVVNRLLTRFLGTVFAAVDQGTPLDVANSALDPLGLPMRPLALLQLVGPAVAYHVGGTLHAAFPDRFKVSENLKRIADSGQPIVVDDQVNEDVAKLLVVGDQPLTAEQVRQNALDALAQEIRLMLDEGVVAEAQDIDLCMILGAGWPFHLGGVTPYLDRTGTSERVTGRRFLPRGVASLRA, encoded by the coding sequence GTGAGCGCGCTCGCCGCACCGAACGAGGTCGTCACCAAGGCGCTGCTGCGCCAGGTGAACGTGCCGGGCCTGGACCGGCCGGCCGCCCTGATCACGCTGGACAACGGCTTCGACCACACCAAGCCGAACACCTTCGGCCCGGCCGGCCTGACCAGCCTGGACGAGGCGATCACCGCCGCCCTGGCGGCGAACCCGGCGTTCATCGCGGTCACCGGCAAGCCGTACATCTTCTGCGTGGGCGCGGACATCGTCGGCCTGCCGGCGCTCGCCGACCGCACGCAGGCGCTGGAGATCGGCCGGCTCGGCCACCGGGTCTTCGCCCGGCTCAAGGACAGCGAGATCCCCACCTTCGCCTTCGTCAACGGCGCGGCGATGGGCGGCGGCCTGGAGCTGGCCCTGCACTGCCACTACCGGACGCTCTCCGGTGGCGCGGCGGCCCTGGCCCTGCCCGAGGTCTCCCTCGGCCTGGTCCCCGGCTGGGGCGGCACCCAGCTGCTGCCGAACCTGATCGGCATCCCGGCCGCCACCCAGGTGATCATCCAGAACCCGCTGATGCAGAACAAGATGCTCAAGCCGAAGCAGGCCGCCGAGATGGGCATCGCGGACGTGCTGCTGGAGCCGGCGGACTTCCTGGAGCGGTCCCTGGAGTGGGCCGCCGGCGTGGTCCGCGGCGAGGTCACCGTGACCCGGCCCGAGGTCGACAAGGACATGTGGGCGGGCGTGCTCTACTTCGCCCGGCAGACCCTCGACCAGCGGCTGCACGGCGCGGTTCCGGCCGCGTACAAGGCGCTGGACCTGCTGGAGACCGCCAAGGACGCCGACTTCGCCACCGGCACGGCCGCCGAGGACGAGGCCCTGGCGGACCTGGTCTTCTCCGAGGAGCTGCGCAGCGGCCTGTACGCCTTCGACCTGGTGCAGCGGCGGGCCAAGCGGCCGGCCGGCGCGCCGGACAAGGGCCTGGCCCGCCCGGTCACCAAGGCGGGCATCGTCGGCGCCGGCCTGATGGCCAGCCAGCTCGCGCTGCTTCTCGCCCGCCGCCTCCAGGTGCCGGTCGTGATGACCGACCTGGACCAGTCGCGGGTGGACAAGGGCGTCGGCTACGTGCACACCCAGATCGAGAAGGCCGTGAGCAAGGGCCGGATGGACAAGGGCACCGCCGCCAAGCTGTACGGCCTGGTCAGCGGCTCGGTCGACAAGTCCGTCTTCGCCGACGCCGACTTCGTCATCGAGGCGGTCTTCGAGGACCTGAACGTCAAGAAGCAGGTCTGGGCCGAGCTGGAGAAGATCGTCAAGCCGGAGGCCGTGCTGGCGACGAACACCTCGTCGCTGTCGATCACCGCGATGGCCGAGGAGCTGGAGCACCCGGAACGGGTGGTCGGCTTCCACTTCTTCAATCCGGTCGCCGTGCTGCCGCTGCTGGAGATCGTCCGCGGCGAGCGGACCGACGACGTCACGCTCGCGACCGCCTTCGCGGTCGGCAAGCAGCTGAGGAAGTCCTCGGTGCTGGTGAAGGACGCCCCGGCGTTCGTCGTCAACCGGCTGCTCACCCGGTTCCTCGGCACCGTCTTCGCCGCCGTCGACCAGGGCACCCCGCTGGACGTGGCGAACAGCGCCCTGGACCCGCTGGGCCTGCCGATGCGTCCGCTCGCCCTGCTCCAGCTGGTCGGCCCGGCCGTGGCGTACCACGTGGGCGGCACCCTGCACGCCGCGTTCCCGGACCGCTTCAAGGTCAGCGAGAACCTCAAGCGGATCGCCGACTCCGGCCAGCCGATCGTGGTCGACGACCAGGTCAACGAGGACGTCGCCAAGCTGCTCGTGGTCGGCGACCAGCCGCTGACCGCCGAGCAGGTACGCCAGAACGCGCTGGACGCGCTGGCGCAGGAGATCCGGCTGATGCTCGACGAGGGCGTCGTCGCCGAGGCGCAGGACATCGACCTGTGCATGATCCTCGGCGCCGGCTGGCCGTTCCACCTGGGCGGCGTCACGCCGTACCTGGACCGGACCGGCACCTCCGAGCGGGTCACCGGCCGGCGGTTCCTGCCGCGCGGGGTCGCCAGCCTCCGCGCCTGA
- a CDS encoding VOC family protein: protein MSALIHCVTVESDDPYTLASWWAGVLDRRLHDDDHPGDPEAVLVAPGGHGPDLLFVEVGERHGKGAFHVDLQPADRTRDAEVERLLGFGAALVADRRRPDGTGWVVLADPEGNEFCVCRSPAERSASA from the coding sequence GTGAGTGCGCTGATCCACTGCGTCACCGTCGAGTCCGACGACCCGTACACCCTGGCCAGCTGGTGGGCGGGGGTGCTCGACCGCCGGCTGCACGACGACGACCACCCGGGTGACCCCGAGGCGGTCCTGGTCGCGCCCGGCGGCCACGGCCCCGACCTGCTCTTCGTCGAGGTCGGGGAGCGGCACGGCAAGGGCGCGTTCCATGTCGACCTGCAACCGGCCGACCGGACCCGGGACGCCGAGGTCGAGCGGCTGCTCGGGTTCGGCGCCGCACTGGTCGCCGACCGCCGTCGGCCGGACGGCACCGGCTGGGTGGTGCTCGCCGACCCCGAGGGCAACGAGTTCTGCGTCTGCCGCAGCCCGGCGGAACGGTCCGCCTCGGCGTAA
- a CDS encoding sensor histidine kinase — MRPTLRLRLTLLNGVLLVGAGAILVLLAWLLVRDALRPTDELLPGTTVVLADGRTLDAGQWQRELVDAASRELLVKGLVALLAISVVGVAGAWLVAGRALRPLHQVTATAQRLGEATLDQRIGWSGADDEVAELAKTFDAMLDRIAAAFEAQKRFVANASHELRTPLAVMRTEIDVTLSDDEADTTEYRRMASVVRDASERANGLVDALLVLARSEAQTGRRLGRRAECDLAVGTANALSAVAREVERIGLRVQTSLRPAPVVGDPGLLDRLAGNLIENAVRYNHLHGRIWVRTGSDGQRSWLVVGNTGFEVAQADVPGLFEPFRRGGQERTGARGSGLGLSIVRAVCDAHGGAVTVVAQPGGGLEVTVTLPSADVPCPN, encoded by the coding sequence CTGCGTCCCACGCTGCGGCTGCGGCTCACCCTGCTCAACGGGGTGCTGCTGGTGGGCGCCGGGGCGATCCTGGTGCTGCTCGCCTGGCTGCTGGTCCGCGACGCGCTGCGCCCGACCGACGAGCTGCTGCCCGGGACCACGGTGGTCCTCGCCGACGGCCGCACCCTCGACGCCGGGCAGTGGCAGCGGGAGCTGGTCGACGCCGCGTCGCGGGAGCTGCTGGTCAAGGGCCTGGTGGCCCTGCTGGCGATCAGCGTGGTCGGGGTCGCCGGGGCGTGGTTGGTGGCCGGCCGGGCGCTGCGCCCGCTGCACCAGGTCACCGCGACCGCCCAGCGCCTCGGCGAGGCCACCCTCGACCAGCGGATCGGCTGGTCCGGGGCGGACGACGAGGTGGCCGAGCTGGCGAAGACGTTCGACGCGATGCTGGACCGGATCGCCGCCGCGTTCGAGGCGCAGAAGCGCTTCGTCGCCAACGCCTCGCACGAGCTGCGTACCCCGCTCGCGGTGATGCGGACCGAGATCGACGTGACGCTCAGCGACGACGAGGCGGACACCACCGAGTACCGCCGGATGGCCAGCGTGGTGCGGGACGCCTCCGAGCGGGCCAACGGCCTGGTCGACGCCCTGCTGGTGCTGGCCCGCAGCGAGGCCCAGACCGGCCGCCGGCTGGGCCGCCGGGCCGAGTGCGACCTCGCCGTCGGCACCGCCAACGCGCTCTCCGCGGTCGCCCGCGAGGTGGAACGGATCGGCCTGCGGGTGCAGACCTCGCTGCGCCCGGCGCCGGTGGTCGGCGACCCGGGGCTGCTCGACCGGCTCGCCGGCAACCTGATCGAGAACGCGGTCCGGTACAACCACCTGCACGGCCGGATCTGGGTGCGCACCGGCAGCGACGGGCAGCGGTCCTGGCTGGTGGTGGGGAACACCGGCTTCGAGGTCGCCCAGGCCGACGTGCCGGGGCTGTTCGAGCCGTTCCGGCGCGGCGGCCAGGAGCGGACCGGGGCGCGCGGCTCCGGCCTCGGGCTCTCCATCGTCCGCGCGGTGTGCGACGCGCACGGCGGCGCGGTCACGGTGGTCGCCCAGCCGGGCGGCGGCCTGGAGGTCACCGTCACCCTGCCGTCGGCCGACGTCCCCTGCCCGAACTGA
- a CDS encoding response regulator transcription factor: MRVLVVEDERNLADAIARGLRKRGMAVDVAYDGSTGHEAALVTRYDVVILDRDLPGVHGDRICADLAASGTLTRVLMLTASGTVADKVEGLQLGADDYLPKPFAFDELVARVQALGRRATPAAPPVLEVADLVLDPARRVVTRGGAPVDLTNKEFGVLAELLKARGAVVSSEELLERVWDANTDPFTTIVRVTVMTLRKKLGDPPLIETVVGAGYRTAEVAP; encoded by the coding sequence ATGCGGGTGCTGGTGGTGGAGGACGAGCGCAACCTCGCCGACGCGATCGCGCGGGGGCTGCGCAAGCGCGGCATGGCGGTGGACGTCGCCTACGACGGCAGCACCGGTCACGAGGCCGCCTTAGTCACCCGGTACGACGTGGTGATCCTCGACCGCGACCTGCCCGGCGTGCACGGCGACCGGATCTGCGCAGACCTGGCCGCCTCCGGCACCCTGACCCGGGTGCTGATGCTCACCGCCAGCGGCACCGTCGCCGACAAGGTCGAAGGGCTCCAGCTCGGGGCAGACGACTACCTGCCCAAGCCGTTCGCCTTCGACGAGCTGGTGGCCCGGGTGCAGGCGCTCGGCCGGCGGGCCACCCCGGCCGCCCCGCCGGTGCTGGAGGTCGCCGACCTGGTGCTCGACCCGGCCCGCCGGGTGGTCACCCGCGGTGGGGCGCCGGTCGACCTGACCAACAAGGAGTTCGGCGTCCTCGCCGAGCTGCTCAAGGCCCGCGGCGCGGTGGTCTCCAGCGAGGAGCTGCTGGAACGGGTCTGGGACGCGAACACCGACCCGTTCACCACGATCGTCCGGGTCACCGTGATGACGCTGCGCAAGAAGCTCGGCGACCCGCCGCTGATCGAGACGGTGGTGGGCGCCGGCTACCGCACCGCCGAGGTTGCGCCGTGA
- a CDS encoding C39 family peptidase, with product MTGTAGRNVAYRCFRLPADLDLGTAEGVVAVPGGLAVGAPIGQLDHTDPHTGRTDRYDLATWTAPVVWAGFGVDEIVPSWTGDSPEGGWLQIELRGWDAGSPSTDWYVLGRWAADDTTIHRTSVPGQTQDEAWAKVDTMGALRSAITGWQARVTLFRRTDVAAGPVLRTLGAVASAEEWNAPDQPAASAAVGAARGRVLDVPRYAQRLHAGGETRWGGGGDSWCSPTSVSMVLDFWGAGPTPDRYAWVTPPGPRPVVVHAARGCYDHAYAGAGNWPFNTAYAGLHGVDAFVTRLRSLAEAELFVAAGVPLVVSARFRRGEIPGLDYDTNGHLMVLVGFTETGDPVLNDPYAATDDGVRRTVDRDRFQAAWLGGSGGVAYVIRPASVPLPPTPAQANW from the coding sequence ATGACCGGAACAGCTGGGCGGAACGTGGCGTACCGGTGCTTCCGCCTGCCGGCCGACCTCGACCTGGGCACCGCCGAGGGCGTGGTCGCTGTCCCGGGCGGCCTGGCTGTCGGGGCGCCGATCGGGCAGCTCGACCACACCGACCCGCACACCGGCCGCACCGACCGGTACGACCTGGCGACCTGGACCGCGCCGGTGGTGTGGGCCGGCTTCGGCGTCGACGAGATCGTCCCGTCCTGGACCGGGGACAGCCCGGAGGGCGGCTGGCTCCAGATCGAGCTGCGCGGCTGGGACGCGGGCTCGCCGTCCACCGACTGGTACGTGCTGGGCCGCTGGGCCGCCGACGACACGACGATCCACCGCACCTCGGTGCCGGGCCAGACCCAGGACGAGGCCTGGGCGAAGGTCGACACGATGGGCGCCCTGCGCTCGGCGATCACCGGCTGGCAGGCGCGGGTCACCCTGTTCCGCCGGACCGACGTCGCGGCCGGCCCGGTGCTGCGTACCCTCGGGGCGGTGGCCTCGGCCGAGGAGTGGAACGCGCCCGACCAGCCGGCGGCCTCCGCGGCCGTCGGCGCGGCCCGGGGGCGGGTGCTCGACGTGCCCCGGTACGCGCAGCGGCTGCACGCCGGCGGGGAGACCCGCTGGGGCGGCGGTGGGGACTCCTGGTGCAGCCCCACCAGCGTGTCGATGGTGCTGGACTTCTGGGGCGCCGGCCCGACCCCGGACCGGTACGCCTGGGTGACCCCGCCCGGCCCCCGGCCGGTCGTGGTGCACGCCGCCCGGGGCTGCTACGACCACGCCTACGCGGGCGCGGGGAACTGGCCGTTCAACACGGCGTATGCGGGGCTGCACGGGGTGGACGCGTTCGTCACCCGGTTGCGCTCCCTCGCCGAGGCCGAGCTCTTCGTCGCGGCCGGGGTGCCGCTGGTCGTCTCGGCGCGGTTCCGGCGCGGGGAGATCCCCGGGCTCGACTACGACACCAACGGCCACCTGATGGTGCTGGTCGGCTTCACGGAGACCGGTGACCCGGTGCTCAACGACCCGTATGCCGCCACCGACGACGGGGTGCGCAGGACCGTGGACCGGGACCGGTTCCAGGCCGCCTGGCTGGGCGGCAGCGGCGGCGTGGCGTACGTGATCCGGCCGGCGTCGGTGCCGCTGCCGCCCACCCCCGCGCAGGCCAACTGGTGA
- a CDS encoding outer membrane protein assembly factor BamB family protein, whose amino-acid sequence MAVAVSPVIELGELRHGDETEPPPDPRRPPSRSARVAALLCAALLVLAGSAPAPGRRPSVAVPAPQGAGFLVLADRLVVADGPGTVGRAGRLVTGHRLPGGEPLWRFVLPTGDHALGLTTVAGAVLVISSPAGAGDPASTLLDPDTGAVRWRQPGYPVRTESGGVLFETPRADGTGTVRAVDPVSGRSRWSLPLPGNGLAYEVGDRGVTRVVLVTAAGRVEVHDAGSGALLRAGRVPPAADGVSYRVTQVVGDLLLLDGAPGTVTAYGLDRLDRRWSMPVGPSAETWFADCAGSICLRDRGLGVRAVDPATGRLLWTDDRWLGIDPVDGRLLASAPAVGLEMDLSVVDPRTGGTLARLGRWRLSGGARYEPALLGLRRLGEDRTLVAELDVPAGQARIRAVLPGSWDDCAAAAAALVCLRPSGGLVVWPDGR is encoded by the coding sequence GTGGCGGTTGCCGTGAGCCCGGTCATCGAGCTGGGCGAGCTGCGGCACGGCGACGAGACCGAGCCGCCGCCCGACCCGCGCCGTCCCCCCTCCCGGTCGGCACGCGTCGCGGCGCTGCTCTGCGCCGCGCTGCTCGTGCTGGCCGGCTCGGCCCCCGCCCCGGGCCGGCGGCCGTCCGTGGCGGTGCCCGCCCCGCAGGGCGCCGGCTTCCTGGTGCTCGCCGACCGGCTGGTGGTCGCCGACGGGCCGGGCACGGTGGGCCGGGCGGGTCGGCTGGTGACCGGGCACCGGCTGCCCGGCGGGGAGCCGCTGTGGCGGTTCGTCCTCCCCACCGGCGACCACGCGCTCGGCCTCACCACGGTGGCCGGCGCGGTGCTGGTGATCAGCAGCCCCGCCGGGGCCGGCGACCCCGCCTCCACCTTGCTGGACCCGGACACCGGGGCGGTGCGCTGGCGGCAGCCCGGCTACCCGGTCCGGACGGAGTCCGGCGGCGTGCTCTTCGAGACGCCCCGGGCGGACGGGACGGGCACCGTGCGGGCGGTCGACCCGGTGTCGGGCCGGTCCCGGTGGTCGTTGCCGCTGCCCGGCAACGGGCTCGCGTACGAGGTCGGCGACCGGGGTGTGACGCGGGTGGTGCTGGTCACCGCCGCCGGCCGGGTGGAGGTCCACGACGCCGGCTCGGGGGCGCTGCTGCGTGCCGGGCGGGTGCCGCCGGCCGCCGACGGGGTGTCGTACCGGGTCACCCAGGTCGTCGGTGACCTGCTGCTGCTCGACGGGGCGCCGGGCACGGTCACCGCGTACGGCCTGGACCGGCTGGACCGGCGCTGGAGCATGCCGGTCGGCCCGTCGGCCGAGACCTGGTTCGCCGACTGTGCCGGGTCGATCTGCCTGCGCGACCGGGGCCTCGGAGTGCGGGCCGTCGACCCGGCCACCGGGCGTCTGCTCTGGACCGACGACCGCTGGCTGGGGATCGATCCGGTCGACGGTCGGCTCCTCGCCAGCGCCCCGGCCGTCGGCCTGGAGATGGACCTGTCGGTGGTCGACCCACGCACCGGCGGCACCCTCGCCCGGCTGGGCCGCTGGCGGCTGAGCGGCGGGGCCCGGTACGAGCCCGCGCTGCTCGGGCTCCGCCGGCTCGGCGAGGACCGCACCCTGGTCGCCGAGCTGGACGTCCCGGCCGGACAGGCCCGGATCCGGGCCGTGCTGCCGGGCTCGTGGGACGACTGCGCGGCCGCGGCCGCCGCCCTGGTCTGCCTGCGGCCCTCCGGCGGCCTGGTCGTCTGGCCGGACGGCCGCTGA
- a CDS encoding outer membrane protein assembly factor BamB family protein produces MTVIDLGERRDDPAPAPSTRPPRPAARPYRILAVLAVALLTLAGGVPAAGRPAAAVPARPGAEAFLVGDRLYLVEPPDLDRNEGRQLVAYRIPAHGPPTRLWRSSLPVGSGDIVGLLNRAGSVLLTGPVGGTDGTYRTFTVDARTGAPGWQQPGVAVEAGDGVLIQTVDAVGQGTIRRVDVPSGRALWWVPTPPGGADLRYGPAGADRVVLAPASGEVEVRDAVSGARLVTRNIRPGELPNWQRTAVVDDLLLVIRDNGATVTGYGLDRLDRRWTTRLSLVGYLSPCGALLCAYQQIGGMWALDPATGAIRWRDEHSRAVLRVNAGRFLVTTADPAGASRYAVVEAATGHRLADLGSWELANWADPDVPLIGSRRGPDGRLVVAELDLVAARARVIGALPGLLGDCRVGAGVLACRRADGGFGLWRLP; encoded by the coding sequence GTGACCGTCATCGATCTGGGTGAGCGTCGCGACGACCCGGCGCCGGCGCCGTCGACCCGACCGCCCCGGCCCGCCGCGCGGCCGTACCGGATCCTGGCGGTGCTGGCGGTCGCCCTGCTCACGCTCGCCGGCGGCGTTCCGGCGGCCGGCCGTCCGGCCGCCGCCGTGCCGGCCCGCCCCGGCGCCGAGGCCTTCCTCGTCGGCGACCGCCTCTACCTGGTCGAGCCGCCCGACCTGGACCGGAACGAGGGGCGGCAGCTCGTCGCATACCGGATCCCGGCGCACGGTCCGCCCACCCGGCTGTGGCGCAGCTCGCTTCCGGTGGGCAGTGGCGACATCGTCGGGCTGCTGAACCGGGCCGGGTCGGTGCTGCTCACCGGCCCGGTGGGCGGCACCGACGGCACCTACCGGACGTTCACCGTGGACGCCCGGACCGGCGCGCCCGGCTGGCAGCAGCCCGGCGTGGCGGTCGAGGCGGGAGACGGGGTGCTCATCCAGACCGTCGACGCGGTGGGGCAGGGCACGATCCGCCGGGTCGACGTGCCGTCCGGGCGGGCACTGTGGTGGGTGCCGACGCCGCCGGGCGGCGCCGACCTGCGCTACGGCCCGGCCGGGGCTGACCGGGTCGTGCTGGCGCCGGCCTCCGGCGAGGTCGAGGTGCGCGACGCGGTCTCCGGTGCCCGGCTGGTCACCCGCAACATCCGTCCCGGTGAGCTGCCCAACTGGCAGCGGACGGCGGTGGTCGACGACCTGCTGCTGGTGATCCGGGACAACGGCGCCACGGTCACCGGTTACGGCCTGGACCGCCTGGACCGGCGCTGGACCACCCGGCTCTCCCTGGTCGGCTACCTGAGCCCCTGCGGCGCTCTGCTCTGTGCGTACCAGCAGATCGGCGGGATGTGGGCGCTCGACCCGGCGACCGGCGCCATCCGATGGCGTGACGAGCATTCGCGGGCGGTGCTGCGGGTGAACGCCGGCCGGTTCCTGGTGACCACGGCCGACCCCGCTGGGGCCTCCCGGTACGCGGTGGTCGAGGCGGCGACCGGTCACCGGCTGGCCGACCTGGGCAGCTGGGAGCTGGCGAACTGGGCCGACCCGGACGTCCCGCTGATCGGCAGCCGGCGGGGCCCGGACGGGCGGCTGGTCGTGGCCGAGCTGGACCTGGTCGCCGCCCGGGCCCGGGTGATCGGCGCGCTGCCCGGCCTGCTCGGCGACTGCCGGGTCGGCGCGGGCGTGCTCGCCTGCCGGCGGGCCGACGGCGGGTTCGGGCTGTGGCGGTTGCCGTGA
- a CDS encoding glycosyltransferase family protein, producing the protein MTSAETRVDSPPDADAPTGSPRVTDAGQVTDADRAREPGRPAARRRWRWTPRRQDLAVHGVFLLAAVWVTSRIWADPAGRVASLYSSDPAQVQFFLAHSVRVVLHGEFPFYTDQFNYPDGVNLMANTAILALGIPMVPVTLLFGPAVSFVTLVTLGLAGTAAAWYHVLSRHIVRTRLAAAVGGWFCGFSPAMLAHANWHPNIISQFLLPFIVWRVLVLTRATRPVRDGALLALLVTVQAFINEEILLFTALACGVFLLAVLAQRHGRWSAAWRPLATGLAVCAVLAGALLAYPLWVQFAGPMAYHGLSDTVRDYGNDIAAFFAPGSPSLGGNERANVNLAPNYSEENAFFGWSLSLLAVGIVAWLRREVVVRALAVTGLFFAVLSLGERVSWWDRDLATGPWELLVRLPLLDAVVPTRFGLITTVVIGVLLALAVERAWSLRTADRRTVRTLTVAGLVLALLPIAPMPLQVTTRPAVPRFITADRWRDYVGPDQTLVPVPVPSMGNTHAMRWAASTNLDFKIPGGYFLAPRNGVTGDPGRFGGRPSGIGDLLEEVATTGRTPKLDDRQRRRCLDELRHWRAAVVVLPLDQQNAEPLRRTVEQLVGPGRQELDVWLWDVRTLTAPSA; encoded by the coding sequence GTGACGTCTGCCGAGACCCGTGTCGACTCCCCACCGGACGCCGACGCCCCGACCGGCTCACCGCGCGTCACGGACGCCGGCCAGGTCACCGACGCCGACCGTGCCCGCGAGCCCGGCCGCCCGGCCGCCCGGCGGCGCTGGCGGTGGACGCCCCGCCGGCAGGACCTCGCGGTGCACGGCGTCTTCCTGCTCGCCGCGGTCTGGGTGACCAGCCGGATCTGGGCGGATCCGGCCGGTCGGGTCGCCTCGCTCTACAGCAGCGACCCGGCGCAGGTGCAGTTCTTCCTCGCCCACTCGGTGCGGGTGGTGCTGCACGGCGAGTTCCCGTTCTACACCGACCAGTTCAACTATCCCGACGGGGTCAACCTGATGGCGAACACCGCCATCCTGGCGCTCGGCATCCCGATGGTGCCGGTGACCCTCCTCTTCGGACCGGCCGTCTCCTTCGTGACGCTGGTGACACTCGGTCTCGCCGGCACCGCCGCCGCCTGGTACCACGTGCTCTCCCGGCACATCGTGCGGACCCGGCTGGCCGCGGCGGTGGGCGGCTGGTTCTGCGGGTTCTCGCCGGCGATGCTCGCGCACGCCAACTGGCACCCCAACATCATCTCCCAGTTCCTGCTGCCGTTCATCGTCTGGCGGGTGCTGGTGCTGACCCGCGCCACCCGCCCGGTCCGCGACGGCGCGCTGCTCGCCCTGCTGGTCACCGTGCAGGCGTTCATCAACGAGGAGATCCTGCTCTTCACCGCGCTGGCCTGCGGCGTCTTCCTGCTCGCCGTGCTCGCCCAGCGGCACGGCCGCTGGTCGGCCGCGTGGCGCCCGCTCGCCACCGGGCTGGCGGTCTGTGCGGTGCTGGCCGGGGCGCTGCTGGCGTACCCGCTGTGGGTGCAGTTCGCCGGGCCGATGGCGTACCACGGGCTCAGCGACACGGTCCGCGACTACGGCAACGACATCGCCGCGTTCTTCGCCCCCGGCTCGCCCTCCCTGGGCGGCAACGAGCGGGCCAACGTCAACCTCGCGCCGAACTACTCGGAGGAGAACGCCTTCTTCGGCTGGAGCCTGTCGCTGCTGGCCGTCGGCATCGTGGCCTGGCTGCGGCGCGAGGTGGTGGTCCGGGCGCTCGCGGTGACCGGGCTGTTCTTCGCGGTGCTCTCCCTCGGCGAGCGGGTGTCCTGGTGGGACCGGGACCTGGCCACCGGCCCGTGGGAGCTGCTCGTCCGGCTGCCGCTGCTCGACGCGGTGGTGCCCACCCGGTTCGGCCTGATCACCACCGTGGTGATCGGGGTGCTGCTGGCCCTGGCGGTCGAGCGGGCCTGGTCGCTGCGGACGGCCGACCGGCGGACCGTGCGCACGCTGACCGTCGCCGGCCTGGTCCTCGCCCTGCTGCCGATCGCGCCGATGCCGTTGCAGGTCACCACCCGCCCGGCGGTGCCCCGGTTCATCACCGCCGACCGCTGGCGCGACTACGTCGGCCCGGACCAGACCCTGGTGCCGGTGCCGGTGCCGAGCATGGGCAACACCCACGCGATGCGCTGGGCCGCCAGCACCAACCTGGACTTCAAGATCCCCGGTGGCTACTTCCTCGCCCCACGCAACGGCGTGACCGGCGACCCGGGCCGATTCGGTGGGCGGCCGAGCGGCATCGGCGACCTGCTCGAGGAGGTGGCCACCACCGGCCGTACGCCGAAGCTGGACGACCGGCAGCGCCGTCGCTGCCTGGACGAGCTGCGGCACTGGCGGGCCGCCGTCGTGGTGCTGCCGCTGGACCAGCAGAACGCCGAGCCGCTGCGGCGTACCGTCGAGCAGCTGGTCGGCCCCGGCCGGCAGGAGTTGGACGTGTGGTTGTGGGACGTCCGGACACTGACCGCCCCGTCGGCCTGA